Proteins from a genomic interval of Candidatus Eisenbacteria bacterium:
- a CDS encoding DUF393 domain-containing protein, translating to MSDASRRDPLDVYFDASCGLCSGFTAWAIEQDRDGRLRALPATSPLAAERTGRSSAQLLETLHAWDAERGVLSGIPAVAAVLERLP from the coding sequence ATGAGCGACGCAAGCCGCCGCGATCCACTCGATGTCTACTTCGATGCCTCGTGCGGGTTGTGTTCGGGCTTCACCGCGTGGGCCATCGAGCAGGATCGCGACGGCCGGCTGCGCGCCCTCCCGGCCACATCGCCGCTCGCGGCCGAGCGCACCGGCCGCTCCTCGGCACAACTGCTCGAGACGCTTCACGCATGGGACGCCGAGCGTGGCGTGCTGAGCGGCATCCCGGCGGTCGCCGCGGTGCTCGAGCGGCTTCC
- a CDS encoding aminotransferase class I/II-fold pyridoxal phosphate-dependent enzyme, producing MIHRAAPLNPLLTDPREYPFVRLDRRAKELAPPGVSLIHFGIGDPREETPEFIRATLARSIPKVSSYPTAIGKPELRAAIAGWYQRRYGLVLDPDRHVLPATGTKEAVYLLSFALVGQDASESRRTVVIPSPAYPVYEQSARMAGAQIHFAPLASANAWRFDPAQVPDEVWARTALLWLNDPHNPTGSQLEARHYERVVELSRCHGFWVAGDHAYDELYWGERPRSILEFGFENAIAFHTLSKRSAMTGYRSGFMAGDPRLMEALKRFRPTVGVATPEFVQDTAVAAWNDDAHVAGLRASFAAKRRRMLEFFATCGWQVEAGEATFYLWMKVPDGDDVAFVEQLMRLGVVVTPGSYLGVGGEGFVRWALVPTLASCEEAVTRLAASSDLMRR from the coding sequence ATGATCCATCGCGCCGCGCCGCTCAATCCGTTGCTCACCGATCCGCGCGAATATCCGTTCGTTCGGCTCGATCGCCGCGCGAAGGAACTCGCTCCGCCCGGCGTCTCGCTGATCCACTTCGGCATCGGCGATCCGCGCGAGGAGACGCCGGAGTTCATTCGCGCGACGCTGGCGCGCTCGATTCCGAAGGTGTCGAGCTATCCGACCGCGATCGGAAAGCCGGAGCTGCGCGCCGCGATCGCGGGGTGGTACCAGCGCCGCTATGGCCTCGTGCTCGATCCCGATCGGCACGTGCTGCCGGCGACCGGTACCAAGGAAGCCGTGTACCTGCTGAGTTTCGCGCTGGTCGGACAGGACGCCAGCGAGTCGCGGCGAACGGTGGTGATCCCGTCGCCCGCGTATCCGGTCTACGAGCAGAGCGCGCGCATGGCGGGGGCGCAAATCCACTTCGCTCCGCTCGCGAGTGCGAACGCGTGGCGCTTCGATCCCGCACAGGTTCCGGACGAGGTGTGGGCGCGCACCGCGCTGCTGTGGCTCAATGATCCGCACAATCCCACCGGATCGCAGCTCGAAGCGCGCCACTATGAACGCGTCGTCGAACTCTCGCGATGTCACGGCTTCTGGGTTGCGGGCGATCATGCCTACGACGAGCTCTACTGGGGCGAGCGACCGCGCAGCATCCTGGAGTTCGGATTCGAGAACGCGATCGCATTCCATACGCTCAGCAAGCGCTCCGCGATGACCGGCTATCGCTCGGGCTTCATGGCCGGTGACCCCCGGCTCATGGAGGCGCTCAAGCGTTTCCGTCCGACCGTGGGTGTCGCCACACCGGAGTTCGTACAGGACACGGCGGTCGCAGCGTGGAACGACGATGCGCATGTCGCCGGCCTGCGCGCGTCGTTCGCGGCCAAGCGTCGCCGGATGCTCGAGTTTTTCGCGACCTGCGGCTGGCAGGTCGAAGCCGGCGAGGCGACGTTCTATCTGTGGATGAAGGTGCCCGACGGCGACGACGTGGCGTTCGTCGAACAGCTCATGCGCCTCGGGGTCGTCGTGACGCCGGGCTCCTATCTGGGGGTGGGCGGAGAGGGTTTCGTGCGCTGGGCACTGGTGCCGACGCTGGCGAGCTGCGAGGAGGCGGTGACGCGTCTCGCCGCTTCGAGCGACCTGATGCGGCGCTGA
- the dapE gene encoding succinyl-diaminopimelate desuccinylase, producing the protein MITADSLAELLATLVNVPSVTGQEEALAALIAQRLGAVKRGEILRSGRSVVWRGPTAGRPLVVLAGHLDTVPPNGNAVARREGDKLFGLGTTDMKAGDAVMLALVETLDPARLRFDLAVVFYDGEEGPAAGNSLGRLLGEMPWLRDAALAILLEPTSNQVEVGCNGVLNAEVRVPGVAAHSARPWLGANAVERAADWLARITRFETTPHVVHGATYRETLQVTTLKAGRARNVVPDELVANLNYRFPPSMSVGEAERKVRALVPAEFGFEVVDRAEPGLVSLDHPEVAGFVKRFGAKVEAKQGWTDVARFTSAGIPAFNFGPGIPELCHQAGEYCEVPALERSYRWLAEFLSS; encoded by the coding sequence TTGATCACCGCCGATTCGCTCGCCGAGCTGCTCGCGACGCTCGTCAACGTGCCCAGCGTCACCGGGCAGGAGGAGGCGCTCGCCGCATTGATCGCGCAGCGACTCGGTGCGGTGAAGCGCGGCGAGATCCTGCGTTCCGGGCGCAGCGTGGTGTGGCGCGGACCCACCGCCGGGCGACCGCTCGTGGTGCTCGCAGGGCACCTCGACACCGTGCCTCCGAACGGCAATGCCGTGGCGCGACGCGAGGGTGACAAGCTGTTCGGTCTCGGCACCACCGACATGAAGGCGGGCGATGCGGTGATGCTCGCGCTGGTCGAGACGCTCGACCCCGCGCGTCTGCGCTTCGATCTCGCGGTGGTGTTCTACGACGGCGAGGAGGGACCGGCGGCGGGCAATTCGCTCGGCCGTCTGCTCGGCGAGATGCCGTGGCTGCGTGACGCCGCGCTCGCGATCCTGCTCGAGCCGACTTCGAACCAGGTCGAGGTGGGTTGCAACGGCGTGCTGAACGCCGAGGTGCGGGTGCCGGGAGTGGCCGCGCACAGCGCGCGACCGTGGCTCGGTGCCAACGCCGTCGAGCGGGCGGCCGACTGGCTGGCGCGCATCACGCGCTTCGAAACCACGCCGCACGTCGTGCACGGCGCCACTTACCGGGAGACGCTTCAGGTCACCACGCTCAAGGCGGGGCGCGCGCGCAACGTGGTGCCGGACGAGCTGGTCGCCAATCTCAACTACCGATTCCCGCCTTCGATGTCGGTCGGCGAGGCGGAGCGCAAGGTGCGTGCGCTGGTCCCGGCGGAGTTCGGATTCGAGGTCGTGGATCGTGCCGAGCCGGGTCTGGTTTCGCTCGATCACCCGGAGGTCGCGGGATTCGTGAAACGCTTCGGCGCGAAGGTCGAGGCCAAGCAGGGCTGGACCGACGTCGCGCGCTTCACCTCGGCCGGCATCCCCGCGTTCAACTTCGGACCCGGCATCCCGGAGCTGTGCCATCAGGCCGGCGAATACTGCGAGGTCCCGGCGCTCGAACGCTCGTATCGGTGGCTGGCGGAGTTCCTGTCGTCATGA